The Panacibacter microcysteis DNA window AGCATACCTCCGTTTGCACTGCCTGGCTCTCCAATAAAGTCGTCTGCGGGTATCAGATCGGGGTGGAAAGGACGAATACCGCCATCCGACCAAACCATTTTCAGCGGCGAAGCGTTTTTGGCAGATGCAGGAAACTTGATTTCCACATGAGAAGAAGGAGGGCAACCTTCCGGAATATATTCAGGCTGCCAGTCTCTCACAAACACCTGCCCTACACTGCATTCCACTTCAGTAGGATAGCCGAGACCCAGCACACGGAATGCAGGATCTATCAGGTGACAACCCATATCTCCCAACGCGCCAGTACCAAAAGCCCACCAGCCTCTCCATTTAAACGGATGAAGCAGCGGGTGATAATCCATATATTTTGCACCACCAATCCAAAGTTCCCAATCTTCCTTGGTCATGGTAGATGGCAAAGCCGGTTTATCTGTAGGGAAAGGTATACCCTGAGGCCACACCGGTCTGTTCGTCCAGATGTAAGCTGTATCTACTTTACCTATTAAACCTTTGTCAAACCACTCTACAAGCTGGGAAGAACCATCGCTGGATGCGCCCTGGTTGCCCATTTGTGATACCACTTTATATTTACGTGCTGCTTCTGTAAGCATACGTGCTTCGTAAATACTGTGTGTCAATGGTTTTTGTACATATACGTGTTTGCCCAGCTGCATAGCTGCCATGGCAATGGGAGCATGCATATGATCCGGGGTGGAAACGGTAACAGCATCTATACTTTTACCCATTTCATCAAACATCTTCCGGTAATCATTGTACTTTTTAGCCTGCGGAAATTTATTGGCCGTATTCTTGGCATAGCCCCAATCCACATCGCAAAGTGCTACTACGTTCTCTGCACCATTGTTCCATGCATTGGCAATATCTGATGAACCTTTACCACCAACACCAATACCTGCCAGGTTAAGCTTATCACTTGGCGCAATAAAGCCCCGGCCCATTACATGCCTGGGAACGATGTAAAAACCTGCAGCGGCCGCAGTTGCATTACGAATAAATTTTCTACGAGAGCTTTCACTGTTGTTGCCTGATTGATTGCTTTTCATGAAAAAATCGTTAGGTTATAATTTAAATAGGTGATATGAAGCACTGAATTTATAGCAAACAGACTGGTTGAAAAAATTAATTAGTGTTTTTGGAAAAAAAATTGCACTTAATGGTATTATTAAACGTTGCATGGATTTTTGTGCGAACTGTTGTACTACTATCATCACCGGTTGTGTCACTCACTTATACTTTTACCACTATACGCAGCACTTAATTTAATAACAGTTTTATTGTAACAGTCGTGGGCTGCCTTCAGGCCTTTACATACACAGTTTAGCGATGCGGGTATCTGTACAGGGGCGCACAGGCCGTGTGGCGGGAAAGGTTCGCGTAACCTTCGCGTTAGCTCAGCAATGCTGCGTTAGCTGAAGAGTGCGACGCAACAGGTGATGCCATAAAAAACTGCAGCCGGGCTCAAAAAAAATTATACCAGTTCTCCTTTCAGGAATTTGTTCCAGTCTTCGAGCATACGGCCTTTCAGCACCCTGGGGAATTTATGCTGGCCACCAATTTTGCCTTTTAACCGCATGAATTCCATAAAGCGTTCTTCGTGCAAAACATCAAGAAAAATTTCTTTAAGGGCGCTCTTTCTTTCAACGGCATAGTCGTCGTTTAGTTCTTTTAGTTTGGCGTCTACGCGGAGGCGAAGTTCTTCGGAATTAACATTATCGTCACTTGCAATATACCAGTGATGAGCAAAGAAACTGCCGTGCGGTTTTCCTACTACCGTATATTCCGGGATAGAGATATTCAATTCTTCACTAACGCTCTGTATGGCTTTGTTCATGTTATCTACACTCAGGTGCTCACCAACAAGGCTGAGGAAATGCTTTGTACGACCGGTTATAACGATCTCGCAACGTTTTTTATCGGTAAACTTTATGGTATCTCCAATAAGATAGCGCCAGGTGCCGGCGCTGGTGCTTATAAGCAATGCATAGTCTTTTCCTTCTTCTACTTCATGTATCATGAATGTTTCAGGATTTTCGACCAGGTCTCCGTTATCATCAAAATTTTTATAGTCGAAAGGCACAAACTCCATAAATATATGTTCGTTTGTAACCAGCCGCATGCCTTTGGAATGCTGGCGATCCTGGTATGCGATAAAGCCTTCGCTGGCAAGGTATGTTTCTATATAAGTAATCGGTTTACC harbors:
- a CDS encoding Gfo/Idh/MocA family protein; amino-acid sequence: MKSNQSGNNSESSRRKFIRNATAAAAGFYIVPRHVMGRGFIAPSDKLNLAGIGVGGKGSSDIANAWNNGAENVVALCDVDWGYAKNTANKFPQAKKYNDYRKMFDEMGKSIDAVTVSTPDHMHAPIAMAAMQLGKHVYVQKPLTHSIYEARMLTEAARKYKVVSQMGNQGASSDGSSQLVEWFDKGLIGKVDTAYIWTNRPVWPQGIPFPTDKPALPSTMTKEDWELWIGGAKYMDYHPLLHPFKWRGWWAFGTGALGDMGCHLIDPAFRVLGLGYPTEVECSVGQVFVRDWQPEYIPEGCPPSSHVEIKFPASAKNASPLKMVWSDGGIRPFHPDLIPADDFIGEPGSANGGMLIGEKGIMTFGTYGMAPQIYLKDGTKMQKTRPASDIQKMPESGHQFSWTKACKAGFGSAEHKALTSSFDYSGPLTETVLMGNLAIRSYELRTKKGNGYENMGRKKLLWDGKSMKITNFDEANQFVKENYRDGFGLGA